The DNA segment TGGGACTCAAGTTACCCTTCAGCAGCTGAATATTCGTAAGAATTTTATCATTACACTTATCGTGACTTTAGCAGATGGAACGGTGTTGACTAGTGCTCCACCAGTTGAGGGTAATGAGCCAGTAAATGCAGAATTGTTGATTTCTCGTTGTGAGCAAGTTACATTGTGTGCCCCTGTAGGAACAGAAGTTGAAATTACGTATACGGATCTAGATTGTTTCGTGTGTACGACAGGTGCACTCGAAGTAGCTGAGGATACAATCTCATTTACTGCTTTAACGATCTCGGTAATTACGTGTCAAAGCATTCAATCGATATACCCAGTAACAGTTGAATTCTTAGCTGAGTTCTGTGAGCCTAGAGATGATATTCAACCTGAATGTCCTGCCCCAATTCGCCCACTACAATGCCCAGTTGTTTTCCCATAGTTATTGAATAAATTAATAATTTCAAACCGTGCCTACCTTAACTTGAGGAAGGCACGGTTTTTTATCATACTAAAAATATTTGAAATTCTAAGAGTTTTTCACTTTCAATATAAAAATGTGAACTTCAAATTAATTTATTATCTTAGTAAAGCATTGTTAATCATGTTTTCAATAAGGGACAAATTGCTTACACAAGATTTATTATGGATCTCTCTATATGGAGGTATAATCCAAAGTTGCTAATAGTCATCATCTATAAAAGAAAAATTATTATTTATAGAGATCCCCAATTCTTTAATCAGTTTAGATAGAAACGTGTGCTTTACACGTAAAAATTAATAAATATGGAGATAAGTAAGCTTACTACCTAAACACTTTTTTTTTTTCAACGTATGCTACGAATGTAAGTTACTAATTTAAGGAGGTGAAAAATATGCAATTTAAAAATTTAAATGGTGGTCAAGAGTTAATTTGTATCAATGTTGATAAGGTGTACGACTGGATTGTTAAAGAAAAGTCGTTTGACGTTTCTCTACCTCCTGGTACTACAATTACATTTACACCTTCGATTACCCTTGATGACGCAACTCTTGCTGGTGCGACTGTAACATGTGAAGTGAACCCAGATCCAACAACT comes from the Paenisporosarcina antarctica genome and includes:
- a CDS encoding BMQ_0737 family morphogenetic spore coat protein, which gives rise to MKHKKPINCPELICINVDKVYDWIVKEKSFDVTSLADVPITFTPADSVPDEDIVGATVTCEVNPDPTTPIEVLARDDRPFIIDGTQVTLQQLNIRKNFIITLIVTLADGTVLTSAPPVEGNEPVNAELLISRCEQVTLCAPVGTEVEITYTDLDCFVCTTGALEVAEDTISFTALTISVITCQSIQSIYPVTVEFLAEFCEPRDDIQPECPAPIRPLQCPVVFP